CGGCCCACTGGCCGAGCGATACGATTCGACCAGCGCCCAGTAGGCGTGGCGACGACCGTTTTTGATCCGATGGCATTGGCGAATGAACATGATCGCAAATGCTACCGATCGATCTCTGACCGGCCAGATCAGAGGTCGTCACTACATCGTGTTTCAGATTTCAAACGCTGGACTTTTGAAACTTCGATAACAAAAACACGCCGAATAAATTCTCTGCAACCACATTTTGTGCCGCTGCTGGGGAAGTTGGGTTAGCTGCGTTTCTCGTGACGTCGGAATGCAATTTTCAGCGTTCTGCCGCCCTTGTCCAATGTCAGATCATTCGGCTGATCGATGATTGGGGCCTTCGTTCGCACCGCGGATCCTGTTCAAGGTAGCCAATGATTTTTCGGGGCGAGTGGACGGTGGGCAAAAAGGTGGCCGGGATGTGCGATGGCCGACGCGATCAGTCGTGCGATGAGCAACTACGTAATCGTCGCGAGTTTCATTGTTGTGATCCCACCTGTCGAACAAGTTGGTCGAGCGTTTCGAAGATGCGTTCCTCAACCGTTTCCGTAAACGGCCCCGGAAATTTCGTGTAGACCATGTGGCCACCGCCCTCATAGCCACCTTCCTTCAGGACCCGCAGCGTCGGCAGGTAGCCAAATACGTCGTTCGAATAGCCTGCGACCCAGATCTCCGGACCATCGTCGCGATGGAATTCGCGTTTGGTTCGTAGTGAATAATCGACAACACACTCACCACCAATGGCGAGAAGCAAAAGATCGTTACCGAACTGGATGGCTTGAACGGGCAATTCGTACTTCCGTGGCACGGTCCGCTCAGCTTTAAGTTCGCCCAAAATGTAGTTGGCTTTCCAGCGTTCGTATTGGTTCGTCGACTCTGTCTGCTTTTTCAGCGTTTCGCGATCGGCGTGTGGCTGGAATTCCAGCGGAGCACTTGCGAGTGCGGCACGTAGCGAACCAGTGACTTCGCGCTGGCTATCGGCCAGTGTTGTTTCGACGGCATCAGCCAGAGTTCGGCCATACTTGCTCAGGTATTCGACTTTGCGGCGAGGCTCAGGATTCTGGTCTCCGCCGGCGCCCATCACGAACATCGCCACCGCGCCAGGATGTTTTTCTTCGATATATTGCTGAGCGAAACCGGCGTAGTCTCCTGATGTTTTGTGAAACGACATCACCGTATTGTGACAGGCATAGCCAAACAGGACCGCTCGCAGGCTGCCGTCTCTGTCTGTTACCTTCAGCACGGGCACGGAATGGTCGACGGGACCAATCAGGTTACCGGCACTCCGCAGTGCTGGCACGTCGGCGGCCCGATTGTTGCGCCGGTTCACAGCGAATGAAGCGTTCCCTTCAGCGAAGCTCATGCTGGCAGGGGCCTGATTGGCGATTGCTTGTCCCACAAGATCCACCAGCTGGGTTTCGAGTCGCCTGACATAGTTATGCATCTTGCGAGCAGACTCAGGCGGAATGTTGTGCAACGATTCGCGATACAACCGGATCTCAGGTCCACAATGTGTATGTGAACAATTCAGCAGGAGATGTGATGCAGGCAATTTGTAAGTCTCGAGGACTCGCCGTTTGACGGCATCGCCGAGTTCGCGCGTGATCACAAGCAGATCTGTTGTGACGATTACCACTCGCGAGCCCGTCTCATCGTCAATCGCGATCGCCTTGGCATACAGGTCCTGAAGCGTTCCTTCCGACGGACGTTTCCGGCTTGCATAACCGCCCATCCAATAGGGACCGTCCGGAGTAATCTTTGTTCGGGCCACACCGGCGCGCCAGGCTGGTTCTGCGGCTGTCACCGCCGATGCGACGGCGATCAGCAAACAAACGACAGGCACGAAGGATTGAGTTGCTAGACGGTTCATCAGCATTTGTCGGTTCCTGGCTTCAATGGTCCTGGTGTTCGACTCTCGCTCGCCACGCTTCCCAATCGCGGATCATTGCGGTCACGCGTTCGGGGAAGTTTGATGCGATGTCATTGGTTTCGCTGCGGTCATTCTTCAGGTTATACAGCTCCCACTGCTTCTCACTCGCTCCCCATACAAGCTTCCAGTCGCCCTGTCGGATTGCACGGTTGCCGAACAGTTCCCAGCTTAAGGATCGAGGTGCGTCTTGTTCTTGACCCTGTAGTATCGGCAGAAGACTTCTGCCTTCGACTGGCAGTATTCTGTTCCCATTGAACTCAAGCGGATATTCACTTTCTGCCAGTTCGAGCAGTGTGGGCATGAGGTCGATAACGTGTCCGACCTCGTGTGTGATCGAGCCGCGTGCGACTTTTCCTGGCCAACGGACAATCATCGGCGTGGCGATGCCGCCTTCGTAACACCACCCTTTGAACTTACGGAATGGCGCATTCTGAGCCCAGCCCCATCCTTTGCCGACAAATTCGTAGCCGTGACCGTCTCCCACCGGGATATCTTTGTTGTATGTGATAAAGCCTTCTTCCTGTCCGGGTTTGGCATTTGGCCACGAGGCACAGCCGCCATTGTCGGACAGGAACATCACTACGGTGTTTTCCGCGACGCCAGCCTCGTCCAATGCTGTCAGAACGCGCCCGATGCCTTGATCCATTCGGTCGACCATCGCGGCGTACGTCTCCATGCGGGCTTCCTCGCGTTTCCGTTCAGAAGCGGGGAGCTTTTCCCAGTCGGGAACGTCGTAGTCGTAGCGGAAGTCCCCCTTCTTGTCCTCTTCGGCCGAAAGTTGGGGCAATGAAGTGAACAGACCCAATTCGGCCTGCCGTTCATGTCGTCGCTCACGCATCGGAATGTAGCCGTCCGAATAGTTACCGCGATAACGTTCGATATCTTCGGCGAACGCGTGCAGCGGAAAGTGCGGAGCGGTGTAACACAGATGCACGAAGAACGGCTTATTGCCTTTGGCGAAGCGTTTGATCGTCGTTGCGGCATGATCTGAGAAAGCGTCGGTTGTGTAGTAATCTTTCGGGAACTGCGTGAGCCGCTTGTCGTAGTGTGCAAACGGACGGGCTCGCCCGCCGTTGTAGAATTCAGGGTCCAGCTGCGCAGGATTGAAGAAATTGCAGCAACCGTCGAGCACCCCATAGAATTCTTCAAAGCCGCGGTCGATCGGCCTTAGCGGCGGCTCGCTTCCCAGATGCCACTTTCCCGTGAGCGATGTGGCGTAGCCCGCCCGCCCCAGCGCCTCACCGAGCGTGACCATATTTGTGCGCAGGTAAGGCCGCTTTGCCTGGCGTGGATACAACCCCGTCAGCAGTGCCGATCGAGTCGTCACGCAGACGGCGCAGTTGTAGAACTGCGAAAACCGCAATCCGTCTTCCGCGAGCCGATCAAGATGCGGCGTCTGAATCTCGCCGCCGTAACAGCCCAGGTCCGAGTACCCCAGATCGTCACACATGATGAGCAAAACGTTCGGCCGCGTGGCTTCAGCGTGGACCCGCTCCGCAGAATAGACCATCAACACGACAGCAAAGAAAAGCAGCTGTCTCCAGTCGACCAACGACGTCACGTTGGAAGCAATCGCGTCTTTATCCTCTACTGTGATGTTCCTGCTCGACGTTTCCATTGTTATTATGGTTCTTCTCAATTACGAACTCATTCATGATGGTTGTGCACGACGCAACATGTGGCCCTCGCGCCGCCCAGGGCACCGAACTGCAGTTCTGCCGTCAAGCTTCTTCTCGGCCCCGTAAATTGGCAACCTGACCCTCATCAAGTCGCGTCGTTGCATTGTAGCGTGGAATACGGTGTTCGCACTCATGCGGACAACTATGATAGAAGACATGAAAAGTCTGCAAACTCGTGCGTGCCACACGAGTGCTCAAACTCAGCGAACAGTTTGTCGGCGCGGTGTCGCACCAAGTCCGGTTGAATAATTAGCAAACTGTCGTATGCCATTTGAACTAAGGAACTTGGGTTCAACGCACGTCAAACTCGCCGCCCCCAAAGAACAACAGCTCCCCCCAAATTTATGCGACGAGCCACCTTGCATCTCAGGTTGGGCCGACGGGACGCCGTTAGAACTTGTTGCTCGCGGGGTTAGGTGCTTGGCATTGAAGCTGACTCTGGCCGCCTTCACATTCGCGACTTCAGATGTCAGAGCAGCCTTGCACGAAACTGAAACGAATTTCCAGCCACCTTTACTCGGCCCTACCCTCGCCCCGTCCGCAAATTCTGCTGGGGGTGTCGGGGGGGCTGCTGCGACGTCTCCAATAGCCGCCGATCGTTTGGTCCTTGTTTCCCAAGACGCCGAGGAGGTGACACAGGAAGTTTTGGTTGTCTTTCTCGCGATCGGACGTGATGCTGAGGCCAACGATCTGGAACAGGCGCCTACGCGTGAGCTCAGCAATCACGATAAGAACCTGGAAAGCCTTACGAGGTCGCGCTAAACCGTGAACGATGTTCCTCGAACTAACGTGATCTTTGAACAGACGCGACACCAACATTTCCTCGCCTGTTTCAGTGCAGACAAAATTATTAAAAAGGTGTCGATTCGGAATGACGTCAATCGACTAATCCGAAAGCCGTCGATTGGTCCGTGTCATTACCAACAACAAAAACAGGGGAATTGCGAAATGTTTGCCAAACCACAGCAGGAACACCAGTGGCTGGACCAACTGATTGGTCAATGGAAGTTCGAGCATAACTGCGAGATGCCTGATGGCACCAAGTCAAACACCAGCGGCACCATGAATTGTCGGTCGCTCGGTGGCATGTGGCTGATTTGCGAAAGCAGCGGCGAGTCACCGGACGGCGAGTGGTCGTCGGTGATGACACTGGGGTTTGATCCGGCTCAAAACCAGTTTGTCGGAACTTTTGTTGGTTCGATGATGGCAAACATCTGGCCATACCACGGCGTTCTCGACGCCAATGGCAAACGATTGCCGCTCAACTCGGAAGGGCCCAAATTCGATGGAAGTGGGATGGGAAAGTATCGAGACATCATCGAAATCGTCGACACAAACACCTGGCTGTTAACCAGCGAACTTCAATCGGACGAAGGCGATTGGCAGCAATTCATGGTCGCGAAACACACGCGTGTTTAGGGGCCACGAGTTGTTTTCAGGATTTCCACAAGTCGCTGTCGATTCCGGCGATGGCCATTCGACTAACTCGAAAAGCCAAAACCGGCGCCTGCAATTCAGCCAATGAATACAGAAGGAGAACCGACGATGAAGTTTATCTGTATGGGGTTTATCTCGGAATCGAATCAGCAATCGCTGTGTGAAGAAGACGGCCAGCGAATGATGCAAGAATGTTTCGCCTACGACGATGAACTGCGGCGCGGCGGTCATTTTCTCGGCGGCGAAGCCCTGCAATCAGCCAGAAATGCAGTGACGTTGCGAATGAAAAACGGATCGGTCGACGTAACCGACGGACCTTACGTTGAGACCAAAGAGATGCTTGGCGGGATACTTTTGCTGGAAGCTCGTGATCTGAATCATGCGATCGCTCTGATGTCGAATCATCCCGGCGTGAAAGTGGGCCCGTTTGAGATTCGTCCCGCCGACGAACAAGTCAACGAGATGATCGCTGCTCGCGACTTGAAATTCGCCCGGGATGCCGAAGCAGAGCAACAGTTGGAACCTCCGACCGAAGGACGTCCGCGAATCGTATCACGCACCCAGTGGCAACAGACACTCGACAGATTTCAGGCAAAAGAAAAGAAGGCAACTCGAGAACGCGATGCGTTGGCTGCCGAGCGTCGGCGTCTGCCGATGGTCAAAATTGAGACCGACTACACGTTTGATGGTCCATCTGGAAAAGTGCGATTCATTGATCTGTTTGAAGGTCGACGACAGTTGGCCGTCTATCACTTTATGTTTGCCGAAAGCGTCGGTGGTTGGCCAGACGCAGGCTGTCCGGGCTGCTCGTGTTTCGTGGACAACGTCGGCCATCCGGCTCACTTTCAGGCGCGAGACCTGTCGCTGGCACTTGTATCCCGCGGGCCGCTTGAGAATCTGGAAGCCTACAAGCAGCGGATGGGCTGGAGCCTGCCGTGGTACTCGTCGGCGGAGACGTCTTTCAACGAAGACTTCGGCGTGACGACTCCGCAGGGAGAAACTCACGGGTTGAGCATGTTTCTTCGAGAGGGTGACGACATTTATCAGACTTACTTCACCGGACGACGCGGCGTCGAAGTGCTGCTTAGTAACTTCACTTTGCTCGACATGGCTCCGCTTGGTCGGCAGGAAAACTGGGAAAATTTGCCGCCCGGTTGGCCTCAGTCCGAGCCCTACGTTTGGTGGCGCCGGCACGATGAATACGGTCCGCCGGAGGTTGTGCAACTATGATGCCTTGCTGTCGATCACAAATCGAAACTGACTCGCCGAAGCGGCCATTGATTCGATCGCTGGCCGGCGGCTTGATTCCGGGCGTTCTGCTTTGCGTGATGCCCAAATGCCCGTTCTGCCTGGCGGCTTGGGTCAGCATCGCAACAGGATTGGCTTTGCCTTTTCCGCTGGCGAACGGTCTTCACAAAACTTTCATCGCGATGTGCGTCGCATCGGTATTGTTGAGCGTGATCTTTTTCGCGCGATCCTTCGTCGTCCTTCGCCCAATGAGAACAGGAAAAACCCATGTCAAAAATGATCTTTATTAATTTGCCCGTCGCTGACCTCAAGGCATCCATGGCTTTCTATGAGGCCCTTGGTTTCACGAAGAATCCGCAGTTCAGTGACGAAACCGCCGTCTGCATGGTGTGGAGCGAAACCATCCACGCCATGTTGCTGACTCACAAAAAATGGCGAACGTTCACCACCAGGCCCATTCCGGCGACAGATTCAAGCGAAGTCATGCTGGCCCTGTCCTGCGACAGTCAAGAAGAAGTGGATAAACTGAACGAGGCTGCGGCCAAACACGGTGGTACTGCCGACATCAACCCGAAACAGGATTTGGGTTTCATGTATAGCCGTTCGATTGCAGACCTCGATGGTCACGTGTGGGAAATGGGTTGGATGGACCCCAGCGTGATACAGCAACAGCAGTAGTGGTGAATTTATACTGGTAGCAAACAACACTCGAGAACGGTTGATGCGAGTCACGATCGTTCCACGAGAGGCGGCTTAATCGAATGAGTGGATCGAAGAAAATGAAAATGACTGGATGGGTGCTAAGCGTTCTGATCGCGCTGTTTCTGGGCGTTGCCAGTGCGATGGGAAAGTTCACGCAGTGGGAAGGCAAGGCCGAGATGTTTGACAACCTGGGTTGGGGGGAAGACGTGATGTTTAAGATCGGGATCGTCGAAGTGGCGATCGCGATTCTGTTTCTGATTCCGCGCACCGCACTCGTTGGAGCGATCCTGCTGGCGGCTTATCTGGGTGGAGCCACGGCGACTCATGTTCGCGTCGGTGATCCATTCTATTTCCCGATCATCATCGGAGTCGTCGCCTGGATCGCAATTGGCCTGCGCAAGCCCGAAGTCTTTCGCCTCGCATTGGGAAATGACAAA
This DNA window, taken from Fuerstiella marisgermanici, encodes the following:
- a CDS encoding DUF899 domain-containing protein, encoding MIAARDLKFARDAEAEQQLEPPTEGRPRIVSRTQWQQTLDRFQAKEKKATRERDALAAERRRLPMVKIETDYTFDGPSGKVRFIDLFEGRRQLAVYHFMFAESVGGWPDAGCPGCSCFVDNVGHPAHFQARDLSLALVSRGPLENLEAYKQRMGWSLPWYSSAETSFNEDFGVTTPQGETHGLSMFLREGDDIYQTYFTGRRGVEVLLSNFTLLDMAPLGRQENWENLPPGWPQSEPYVWWRRHDEYGPPEVVQL
- a CDS encoding DoxX family protein, translated to MKMTGWVLSVLIALFLGVASAMGKFTQWEGKAEMFDNLGWGEDVMFKIGIVEVAIAILFLIPRTALVGAILLAAYLGGATATHVRVGDPFYFPIIIGVVAWIAIGLRKPEVFRLALGNDKPVSQENQP
- a CDS encoding neutral/alkaline non-lysosomal ceramidase N-terminal domain-containing protein, encoding MNRLATQSFVPVVCLLIAVASAVTAAEPAWRAGVARTKITPDGPYWMGGYASRKRPSEGTLQDLYAKAIAIDDETGSRVVIVTTDLLVITRELGDAVKRRVLETYKLPASHLLLNCSHTHCGPEIRLYRESLHNIPPESARKMHNYVRRLETQLVDLVGQAIANQAPASMSFAEGNASFAVNRRNNRAADVPALRSAGNLIGPVDHSVPVLKVTDRDGSLRAVLFGYACHNTVMSFHKTSGDYAGFAQQYIEEKHPGAVAMFVMGAGGDQNPEPRRKVEYLSKYGRTLADAVETTLADSQREVTGSLRAALASAPLEFQPHADRETLKKQTESTNQYERWKANYILGELKAERTVPRKYELPVQAIQFGNDLLLLAIGGECVVDYSLRTKREFHRDDGPEIWVAGYSNDVFGYLPTLRVLKEGGYEGGGHMVYTKFPGPFTETVEERIFETLDQLVRQVGSQQ
- a CDS encoding DUF1579 domain-containing protein; the protein is MFAKPQQEHQWLDQLIGQWKFEHNCEMPDGTKSNTSGTMNCRSLGGMWLICESSGESPDGEWSSVMTLGFDPAQNQFVGTFVGSMMANIWPYHGVLDANGKRLPLNSEGPKFDGSGMGKYRDIIEIVDTNTWLLTSELQSDEGDWQQFMVAKHTRV
- a CDS encoding VOC family protein gives rise to the protein MSKMIFINLPVADLKASMAFYEALGFTKNPQFSDETAVCMVWSETIHAMLLTHKKWRTFTTRPIPATDSSEVMLALSCDSQEEVDKLNEAAAKHGGTADINPKQDLGFMYSRSIADLDGHVWEMGWMDPSVIQQQQ
- a CDS encoding arylsulfatase, producing METSSRNITVEDKDAIASNVTSLVDWRQLLFFAVVLMVYSAERVHAEATRPNVLLIMCDDLGYSDLGCYGGEIQTPHLDRLAEDGLRFSQFYNCAVCVTTRSALLTGLYPRQAKRPYLRTNMVTLGEALGRAGYATSLTGKWHLGSEPPLRPIDRGFEEFYGVLDGCCNFFNPAQLDPEFYNGGRARPFAHYDKRLTQFPKDYYTTDAFSDHAATTIKRFAKGNKPFFVHLCYTAPHFPLHAFAEDIERYRGNYSDGYIPMRERRHERQAELGLFTSLPQLSAEEDKKGDFRYDYDVPDWEKLPASERKREEARMETYAAMVDRMDQGIGRVLTALDEAGVAENTVVMFLSDNGGCASWPNAKPGQEEGFITYNKDIPVGDGHGYEFVGKGWGWAQNAPFRKFKGWCYEGGIATPMIVRWPGKVARGSITHEVGHVIDLMPTLLELAESEYPLEFNGNRILPVEGRSLLPILQGQEQDAPRSLSWELFGNRAIRQGDWKLVWGASEKQWELYNLKNDRSETNDIASNFPERVTAMIRDWEAWRARVEHQDH